In the genome of candidate division WOR-3 bacterium, one region contains:
- the gatB gene encoding Asp-tRNA(Asn)/Glu-tRNA(Gln) amidotransferase subunit GatB, whose product MDDFVIKIGLEIHVQLKTESKMFCPCKVDVDSEPNKNICPICTGQPGILPSPNKKAIYYAILVSRALNCKIPDFLYFSRKNYFYPDLPKGYQITQYGISIGSRGEVPVLLDKEIKYFPIERINLEEETAKSFHIEGKVYLDFNRCGIPLLEIVTPPVFDSPFVVINFLKSLRKILIYLNVSDCNMEKGEFRVDTNVSVNLREKISDHRVELKNLNSLSAIKDALFYEIERQKNLLLKGEKIERETRLWDEEKKETRVMRSKEFVEDYRYFPEPDIPPFKVKEEWLKENLPPLPDYFYKKLIEKGAELKEIEVITSSPFLADFTLKVLEEIPYKKVKGWILTEILQHVENVEDIKSLPFSTSEFIDFLNKILKGEIPRHLGQEIIKISMQNNLPLNKLIEEKIEIKGESEIEEVIKEVIEENAHVVEKIKSGKVSAISFLVGRVMEKLKGKANPKEVKELLEKRLLN is encoded by the coding sequence ATGGATGATTTTGTGATCAAAATAGGACTTGAAATTCATGTTCAATTAAAAACAGAAAGTAAAATGTTTTGTCCTTGCAAAGTAGATGTTGATTCAGAACCTAATAAAAATATTTGTCCTATATGTACTGGGCAGCCTGGTATTCTTCCTTCACCAAATAAAAAGGCAATATACTATGCTATATTAGTATCCCGCGCTTTAAACTGCAAAATTCCGGATTTTTTATATTTCTCAAGAAAAAATTATTTTTATCCAGATCTTCCAAAGGGATATCAAATAACTCAATACGGAATCTCAATAGGTTCGAGAGGAGAAGTTCCTGTACTTTTGGATAAAGAAATTAAATATTTTCCCATTGAAAGGATTAATCTTGAAGAGGAAACTGCAAAATCCTTTCATATTGAGGGAAAAGTCTATCTTGATTTCAATAGATGTGGAATCCCGCTTCTTGAGATTGTTACACCTCCAGTTTTTGATTCACCCTTTGTGGTTATTAACTTTTTAAAGTCTTTGAGAAAAATTTTAATATATTTAAATGTTTCTGATTGTAATATGGAAAAGGGTGAGTTCAGGGTGGATACCAATGTTTCAGTGAATTTAAGAGAAAAAATTTCTGATCACAGGGTTGAACTAAAAAATTTAAATTCTTTAAGTGCAATAAAAGATGCCCTTTTTTATGAAATAGAGAGACAGAAAAATCTTCTTTTGAAAGGAGAAAAGATTGAAAGGGAAACAAGATTGTGGGATGAAGAAAAGAAAGAAACAAGGGTAATGAGAAGCAAGGAGTTTGTTGAAGATTATAGATATTTTCCAGAGCCTGATATTCCTCCTTTTAAGGTAAAAGAAGAATGGCTAAAAGAAAATTTGCCCCCTCTTCCTGATTATTTTTATAAAAAACTTATTGAAAAAGGTGCAGAATTAAAAGAAATAGAGGTTATAACATCTTCACCCTTTCTTGCTGATTTTACTTTGAAGGTATTAGAGGAAATTCCCTATAAAAAGGTAAAGGGCTGGATTTTGACTGAAATTTTACAACATGTGGAAAATGTGGAGGATATAAAAAGTTTACCCTTTTCTACATCTGAGTTTATAGATTTTTTAAATAAAATATTAAAGGGAGAAATCCCAAGACACCTTGGACAGGAAATTATTAAGATTTCAATGCAAAATAATTTACCTTTGAATAAACTTATTGAAGAAAAAATAGAGATAAAAGGAGAATCTGAGATAGAAGAAGTTATAAAAGAAGTAATAGAGGAAAATGCCCATGTTGTGGAAAAGATAAAGTCAGGAAAAGTTTCAGCAATTTCTTTTCTTGTAGGAAGGGTTATGGAAAAATTGAAAGGTAAGGCTAATCCAAAAGAGGTTAAAGAATTATTAGAAAAAAGACTTCTTAATTAA
- a CDS encoding SDR family oxidoreductase: protein MKGEYALILGSSSGFGKATSLYLSEKGINIFGVHLDRKSTMPEVEKLIKEIESKGVFVKFFNVNAADHEKRKEVIHEIEKILKKEKKYLRIFLHSIAFGTLKPYIGHNRIKPVDMEMTLEVMGNSLVWWVVDLFEKGLLGKGSRVFAMTSMGSQRVWESYGAVSASKALLESHIRQLAFELAKFGITVNAIQAGITDTPALRKIPGHERMLKFAQTFNPSGRITRPDDVAKAIYALSLPETQWITGNVIRVDGGEAIAG, encoded by the coding sequence ATGAAGGGAGAATATGCTTTAATTCTTGGCTCATCAAGTGGTTTTGGAAAAGCAACATCTCTTTATCTTTCAGAAAAGGGAATAAATATTTTTGGGGTTCATCTTGACAGAAAAAGTACAATGCCTGAAGTTGAAAAATTAATTAAGGAGATTGAAAGTAAGGGTGTTTTTGTAAAATTTTTCAATGTTAATGCTGCGGACCATGAGAAGAGAAAAGAGGTAATCCATGAGATAGAAAAAATTCTTAAAAAGGAAAAAAAATATTTAAGAATTTTTTTGCATTCAATTGCATTTGGAACTTTGAAACCTTACATAGGTCATAATAGAATAAAGCCTGTTGATATGGAAATGACACTTGAAGTTATGGGTAATTCTCTTGTTTGGTGGGTTGTTGATCTTTTTGAAAAAGGATTGCTTGGAAAAGGTTCAAGGGTTTTTGCTATGACAAGTATGGGTTCTCAAAGGGTCTGGGAAAGTTATGGTGCTGTTTCTGCTTCAAAAGCCCTTCTTGAGTCCCATATAAGGCAGCTTGCCTTTGAACTTGCAAAATTTGGAATAACCGTGAATGCTATACAAGCAGGAATAACTGATACACCTGCTTTAAGAAAAATTCCGGGTCATGAGAGAATGTTGAAATTTGCACAAACTTTTAATCCTTCTGGAAGAATCACAAGACCAGACGATGTTGCAAAAGCAATTTATGCACTTTCATTACCTGAAACTCAGTGGATAACGGGAAATGTGATAAGAGTTGATGGTGGAGAGGCTATAGCAGGTTAA